The genomic window CATTATGGAAACCGACGCTCGGCGTATTTGATCCTTCAAACCGAAATCTTTCGAAAAGCTCCCATTCGATGAGATCCGATATACATCCATCGTAACCTCGAACGCCCTTTTCCAAGCGTTTATCTCCTCAAAGCTGTTGAACTTTGCCATCTGCGTCGGTCTCCGAACTCATTAGCTTTCGGCAACTCTGAAACACTGCAACTTGCCCTCTACCCCAATCCCATTGCCTTACGCGGGTTCTCGGTATTGAGCTTCTCGAATTGCCGCAGCAGTTCCTTCGTCTCCTCTGAGATGACCTTCGGCAGAGTGATCTTGACCTCGATGAACTGATCGCCGCGAAGCGACGGGTTGCGAAGGCTCGGAAAGCCGCGCTCGCGCAAGCGGAACTTCTGCCCCGATTCGGTTCCCGGCGGGATCCTGAGTTGCGCCCGGCCCTCGACGGTCGGCACCTCGATCTTTGTCCCGAGTGCAGCCTCCGAAACCGTGATCGGCACGGTAACGTAGATGTTGTCGCCCTTGCGTTCGAGAAATCGGTGTTTACCGACATTCGTAACGATAAAAAGGTCGCCCGGCTCGGCACCCAAACGCCCGCCGTGCCCTTTTTTGGGAACGCGCACGCGCGAACCCGTATCAACTCCCGCAGGTATCTTCACTTTTACCTGCTCGGTCTTAGGCGTTGTGCCTTTGCCGTTGCAGAGCGAGCAAGGTTCGCGGCGGCGGCCCGTTCCCTCGCAGTCGCTGCACGTTGCCGAGAACTGCAGCCGTCCGCCGGTGCGCATCACTTGGCCGCTGCCTTTGCATGTGGGGCAGGTAACGACGGGGCCGCCCGTATCGCCCGCACCTTGGCAGCGTGAACACTGTTCGCTGCGGTTCACGGTCAGGTTGGTCGTAAGACCTGAAAATGCCTCTTCAAAGCTGAGCGCAAGCGGTATCTCGATATCGCGGCCGCGTTTCGGCATCGGTTTCGGAGCCTCGGGCTGCGTTCGCGTGCTGCTGCCGCCGCCAAAAAGATCCGAGAAAATATCCCTGAAACTCGAGCCTCCGGAGCCGGACCCGGAAAAATCGAAGCCTGAAAAGTCGTAGCCCGAGGCAGAGCCGCCGGCCGGACCTGCGCTTGCAAAAGGCGAATCGGGATCGAGATTGTCGGCGTAGTAGCCGAAGCGGTCAAAGACCTTTCGCTTCTTTTCATCCGAAAGGACATCGTAGGCTTCCTGCACCTCTTTGAACTTATCCTCAGAGACCTTGTCGTTCGGGTTCACGTCCGGATGAAACTTGCGCGCGAGGCGCCGATAGGCCTTTTTTATCTCATCGGCCTTCGCATCTTTCTTTACACCGAGAATCTTGTAATAGTCCTTCTTTGCCATTTCGGGTCTTCGACGAGTCTAAAGGCAAGAAGGACGAGAGGCAAACCTGTTACTAGCCTGTCCCTCGTCCCTCACCAGTTCGTCAAGAAGCTAGTCCTTCTTTTCGTCCTCTACATCGATGTACTCAGCATCGATCACATCGCCGTCATCCGATGAGGCAGCCGTTCCGGCATCGCCCGACGCCGAAGCCGACGACGCTTGGTCGGCGGCGGCGCCGTCCTGACTCGTCTGGCTGTAAAGCACTTCGGCAAGTTTGTGCGACGAGGTCTGCAGCCGCTCAAATGCGTTATTCATCGCATCAACGTCATCGCCGCTGAGCGCCGTCTTTGCATCAGCGATCGCCGCTTCGATCTCACCGGCTGCGGCCGCATCAAGCTTGTCCTTGTTCTCGGACATCGTTTTTTCGACACTGAAGACAAGGCCGTCCAAGCGGTTACGAGCTT from Chloracidobacterium sp. includes these protein-coding regions:
- the dnaJ gene encoding molecular chaperone DnaJ, with product MAKKDYYKILGVKKDAKADEIKKAYRRLARKFHPDVNPNDKVSEDKFKEVQEAYDVLSDEKKRKVFDRFGYYADNLDPDSPFASAGPAGGSASGYDFSGFDFSGSGSGGSSFRDIFSDLFGGGSSTRTQPEAPKPMPKRGRDIEIPLALSFEEAFSGLTTNLTVNRSEQCSRCQGAGDTGGPVVTCPTCKGSGQVMRTGGRLQFSATCSDCEGTGRRREPCSLCNGKGTTPKTEQVKVKIPAGVDTGSRVRVPKKGHGGRLGAEPGDLFIVTNVGKHRFLERKGDNIYVTVPITVSEAALGTKIEVPTVEGRAQLRIPPGTESGQKFRLRERGFPSLRNPSLRGDQFIEVKITLPKVISEETKELLRQFEKLNTENPRKAMGLG